A single genomic interval of Fibrobacter sp. UWB13 harbors:
- a CDS encoding AzlC family ABC transporter permease encodes MSYLKGLKDGSPIGLGYFAVSFSFGIAGSKIFSWPLVTLISMTNLTSAGQFAGLQIMADAAGTFIEMALATFFINLRYSLMAISLSQKVSPDFGTVKRLLLATGITDEIFAVAMSQKRVTPIYFLGLSTLPYIGWSLGTLVGAICGEILPAMVTNALGVALYGMFVAIVVPQMKVHGPTVFAVVIAVALSCAFKFFPPLSGVSVGFAIIICALVASFIAAWLFPMQNVNADDEVAK; translated from the coding sequence ATGAGTTATTTGAAGGGCTTAAAAGACGGTTCCCCGATTGGGCTTGGTTACTTTGCCGTTTCGTTCTCTTTTGGTATCGCAGGCTCGAAGATCTTTTCGTGGCCGCTTGTGACACTTATATCCATGACGAACTTGACCTCGGCTGGTCAGTTTGCTGGGCTCCAGATCATGGCGGATGCTGCCGGCACGTTTATTGAGATGGCGCTTGCAACGTTTTTTATCAACCTTCGCTATTCGCTGATGGCAATTTCACTTTCTCAGAAGGTTTCGCCGGATTTTGGTACGGTGAAGCGCCTTTTGCTCGCGACGGGCATCACGGACGAGATTTTTGCGGTGGCGATGTCGCAGAAGCGTGTGACGCCGATATACTTCCTTGGGCTTTCGACGCTCCCTTACATTGGCTGGTCGCTTGGAACGTTGGTCGGTGCGATTTGCGGTGAAATTCTCCCGGCAATGGTGACTAATGCCCTTGGTGTTGCGCTTTATGGCATGTTTGTCGCGATTGTTGTACCGCAGATGAAGGTGCATGGCCCGACGGTTTTTGCGGTCGTGATTGCTGTGGCGCTCAGTTGCGCATTCAAGTTCTTCCCGCCGCTGAGCGGCGTGTCAGTCGGTTTTGCAATTATCATTTGCGCACTTGTGGCGTCCTTTATTGCGGCATGGCTCTTCCCGATGCAAAACGTCAATGCAGATGACGAGGTTGCCAAATGA
- a CDS encoding VWA domain-containing protein, whose translation MRFAEPNFLWGLFTLPLFALLFVYAYHRRKKLAARFVSLPMLSKLSTSVSPWRRLTKVLLLLLAIAFLFVALARPQWGRKMEHVERRGQDLVLLQDISLSMLAEDVKPNRLVRSRHEISAFLESLTGDRVGLVAFSGEAQVMVPLTLDYGTVQMVLRELNPGWLMPGTNLESAIRKGMTLFKNSGGASQHSVMILMSDGEELEAAAVNAAKEAAELGIKIYTIGIGSREGVPIPLKSKNGSSVYKKDMQGNIVTTRLEEGTLQEIASVTGALYFYASPGEFQLQKVLTEIASLEKKDQSSDRMENYQDRYQIFLGLAALLFLIEAVISERGRRRKQLNGRFS comes from the coding sequence ATGAGATTTGCCGAACCGAACTTTTTGTGGGGCCTTTTTACTCTGCCTCTATTTGCGCTTCTGTTTGTGTATGCTTACCATCGCCGTAAAAAATTGGCGGCACGCTTTGTGTCGCTCCCTATGCTTTCGAAGCTCTCGACGAGCGTTTCGCCGTGGAGGCGCCTGACTAAAGTTTTGCTGTTGCTCCTTGCCATAGCTTTCTTGTTTGTCGCTCTTGCCCGTCCGCAGTGGGGGCGCAAGATGGAACATGTGGAACGCCGTGGTCAGGATCTTGTGCTGTTGCAGGATATTTCGCTTTCGATGCTTGCCGAAGATGTGAAGCCGAACCGCTTGGTGCGTAGCCGTCACGAAATTTCGGCTTTCTTGGAATCGCTTACGGGAGACCGCGTGGGTCTTGTGGCGTTCAGTGGTGAAGCTCAGGTCATGGTGCCTTTGACGCTTGATTACGGTACGGTGCAGATGGTGCTCCGCGAACTGAATCCGGGTTGGCTCATGCCGGGCACGAACCTCGAAAGTGCTATCCGCAAGGGTATGACTTTGTTCAAAAACTCCGGTGGCGCAAGTCAGCATTCCGTGATGATTCTCATGAGCGATGGTGAAGAACTTGAAGCCGCTGCTGTGAATGCAGCAAAAGAAGCTGCAGAACTCGGCATCAAAATTTATACGATTGGTATTGGTTCCCGCGAAGGCGTTCCTATACCGCTCAAAAGCAAGAATGGCAGTAGTGTCTACAAGAAGGACATGCAAGGCAATATCGTGACCACCCGCCTCGAAGAAGGGACGCTTCAGGAGATTGCTAGTGTGACGGGTGCGCTCTACTTCTACGCAAGCCCGGGCGAGTTCCAGTTGCAAAAAGTCTTGACTGAAATTGCTTCGCTCGAAAAGAAAGACCAAAGCAGTGACCGCATGGAAAATTACCAGGACCGTTACCAGATTTTCCTTGGACTTGCTGCCCTCCTGTTCTTGATCGAGGCTGTTATTTCGGAACGCGGCCGTCGCCGCAAACAGCTCAATGGAAGATTTAGCTAG
- a CDS encoding AzlD domain-containing protein — protein MNIDMQTYLIYLLVMAGVTLFLRAVPFILLRKKLKSVFWSSFLAYVPYTVLSAMTVPAIFFATDSRLTGACALLAAVVASLFGGGLVTVAAVSCLTVLGVDGLMLVL, from the coding sequence ATGAATATCGACATGCAGACCTACCTGATTTACTTGCTCGTGATGGCTGGTGTGACGCTATTCTTGCGTGCGGTACCGTTCATTTTGCTCCGTAAAAAGCTCAAGAGCGTGTTCTGGAGCTCGTTCCTCGCTTACGTGCCCTATACCGTGCTCAGCGCTATGACCGTGCCAGCAATCTTCTTTGCGACGGATAGCCGCTTGACGGGCGCCTGTGCGCTCCTTGCTGCAGTGGTCGCTTCGCTCTTCGGTGGTGGACTCGTGACTGTTGCTGCGGTCTCTTGCCTCACTGTGCTCGGCGTCGACGGACTCATGCTGGTGCTGTAG
- a CDS encoding VWA domain-containing protein, whose translation MDIGALHFQNPEAFWLLLFVPLLIALYVYRQQRRKSTIKFPALALAKKAVPSRRVKFRHIVPALRLAALICFVVALARPQNAMEVEYTSTDGVDIMLALDVSGSMGTLDMLTRTEQAKLGVMNAERILKKGEYWKYSRLGYAQDVIAEFIGKRHSDRIGLSAFGARSFTQCPLTMDYGSLLEILKASDDLARDTLVNNRTAIGDGLMNALARLKMSDAKSRVVILLTDGRDNASVVPPVRAAEVAKSLGVKVYTVGVGKKSGKILSFQQNPWTGEISWGERDITPEEGIDEDVLKAIASKTGGRFYRAENKAELEKIYSEIDELEKTEIETIAYARYAEKFYPWLLVGALLILLELVLANTRFVRIP comes from the coding sequence ATGGATATTGGAGCCCTTCATTTTCAAAATCCCGAAGCCTTTTGGCTGTTGTTGTTTGTTCCGCTGTTGATTGCGCTTTATGTTTACCGCCAGCAGCGTCGCAAGAGTACAATCAAGTTCCCGGCACTAGCGCTTGCAAAGAAGGCTGTGCCGAGCCGTCGTGTGAAGTTTAGGCATATCGTCCCTGCGCTTCGTTTGGCAGCCCTCATTTGCTTTGTGGTGGCGCTTGCACGCCCGCAGAACGCGATGGAAGTCGAATACACTTCGACGGATGGTGTCGATATCATGCTTGCGCTTGACGTCTCGGGGTCTATGGGGACGCTCGACATGCTTACCCGTACCGAACAGGCAAAGCTTGGTGTGATGAACGCCGAACGCATCTTGAAAAAAGGTGAATATTGGAAATACAGCCGCCTTGGTTACGCGCAGGACGTGATTGCCGAATTCATTGGCAAACGCCATAGCGACCGAATAGGGCTTTCGGCTTTTGGCGCTCGTTCGTTTACGCAGTGCCCGCTTACAATGGATTACGGTTCCCTGCTCGAAATCTTGAAGGCTAGCGACGACCTTGCTCGTGATACGCTTGTGAATAACAGGACCGCTATTGGCGACGGTTTGATGAACGCTCTCGCAAGGCTCAAGATGTCCGATGCCAAGTCCCGCGTTGTGATTCTCTTGACCGATGGTCGTGATAACGCTAGTGTCGTTCCGCCGGTGCGTGCCGCCGAAGTGGCGAAGTCCCTGGGTGTGAAGGTCTATACAGTCGGTGTCGGCAAAAAGTCCGGCAAGATCCTTTCGTTCCAGCAGAACCCGTGGACGGGTGAAATTTCCTGGGGCGAACGCGACATTACACCTGAAGAGGGCATCGACGAAGACGTGCTCAAGGCGATTGCTTCAAAGACGGGAGGTCGTTTCTACCGAGCCGAAAACAAGGCTGAACTCGAAAAGATTTACTCTGAAATCGATGAACTCGAAAAGACGGAAATCGAAACGATTGCTTACGCCCGCTATGCCGAAAAATTCTACCCGTGGCTTTTGGTCGGGGCGCTCCTTATTCTGCTTGAACTCGTCCTCGCGAACACCAGATTCGTGAGAATCCCGTAA
- a CDS encoding RNA methyltransferase: MSEPKDLETLLARVTERRRELLTSVVNRRTRHFCMVLEDLFDPHNISAVIRTAEVFGLQDVHIIEEDNAYSVNKSILKGSYKWMSLYLYKKRMLCMEKLREKGYKIAVASTNTTNSVLDLDLSQPMAFYLGSEFHGNHPDTLAHADYEFKLPQYGITESMNVSVAGGVLMTYLDVFMQKQGREKFALPQAERDALLLDWLDRHVNGIETNSPIVRVEG; this comes from the coding sequence ATGAGTGAACCTAAGGATTTGGAAACTTTGCTTGCACGTGTGACGGAACGTCGTCGTGAATTGTTGACTTCTGTCGTCAACCGCCGTACGCGTCACTTTTGCATGGTGCTCGAAGACCTGTTTGACCCGCATAACATTTCCGCTGTTATCCGTACTGCAGAAGTCTTTGGCCTCCAGGATGTTCACATCATTGAAGAAGACAACGCCTACAGCGTGAACAAGTCCATCTTGAAGGGATCCTACAAGTGGATGAGCCTTTATCTGTACAAGAAGCGCATGCTCTGCATGGAAAAGCTCCGCGAGAAGGGCTACAAGATTGCAGTGGCGAGCACGAACACGACGAACTCTGTGCTTGACCTCGATTTGAGCCAGCCGATGGCTTTTTACCTGGGCAGTGAATTCCACGGGAACCACCCGGACACGCTTGCCCATGCGGACTATGAATTTAAGCTCCCGCAGTACGGCATTACGGAATCGATGAACGTCTCTGTTGCTGGTGGCGTACTGATGACGTACCTCGACGTGTTTATGCAGAAGCAGGGCCGTGAAAAGTTTGCCTTGCCGCAGGCTGAACGCGACGCCTTGTTGCTCGACTGGCTGGATCGCCATGTGAACGGCATCGAGACGAATAGCCCCATCGTGAGGGTGGAGGGATAA
- a CDS encoding MlaD family protein encodes MKKNTALYFSVGLVVLLAIFILIFGMFFLNEKDLRETFDVYHLRFTQVSTLVLDDPVKINGVKLGRVESIELSGHRVVVTVRLKSNVKIPKDSEIRVQNIGIMGERQIGMILGDSEEYYVPGDTITGQFDAGIAEALGLAGEVCDSTKVLLEAVKTALNGTIANPEFQDRFKTLLVKAENLEDRLMSLVSTTDPQLKKSLANLNKVTLKVNELVDGVKEPINGLFAGTDKVMGNANHLISELEGVTKHLDGLIAKVQSKMDSKDNTVGILLNDRQLHDDLVKTVRSADSLFKIILQDGLDINVDFF; translated from the coding sequence ATGAAAAAGAATACCGCTTTATACTTTTCCGTCGGACTTGTCGTTCTTTTAGCCATTTTCATTTTGATATTTGGCATGTTCTTTTTGAACGAGAAGGATCTGCGTGAAACTTTCGACGTGTACCACTTGCGCTTTACGCAGGTGAGTACGCTTGTTTTGGATGACCCGGTCAAAATCAATGGCGTGAAGCTTGGTCGTGTGGAATCCATCGAACTTTCTGGACACCGCGTTGTGGTGACGGTCAGGCTCAAGTCCAATGTGAAAATCCCGAAGGATTCCGAAATTCGTGTGCAGAACATCGGCATCATGGGTGAACGCCAGATTGGCATGATCCTCGGCGATTCCGAAGAATACTATGTGCCGGGCGATACCATCACGGGACAGTTCGATGCGGGCATTGCCGAAGCGCTTGGCCTTGCCGGTGAAGTTTGCGATTCGACGAAGGTGCTCTTGGAAGCGGTAAAGACTGCCTTGAACGGAACGATTGCAAACCCGGAATTCCAGGACCGTTTCAAGACACTTTTGGTGAAGGCCGAAAATCTTGAAGACCGCTTGATGTCGCTTGTGTCAACGACCGACCCGCAGCTCAAAAAGAGCCTTGCAAACCTGAACAAGGTGACGCTCAAGGTAAACGAACTTGTCGATGGCGTCAAGGAACCGATCAACGGTCTTTTTGCCGGAACGGACAAGGTCATGGGGAATGCAAACCACTTGATCTCCGAACTTGAAGGCGTGACCAAGCATTTGGATGGACTTATTGCCAAGGTGCAGTCCAAGATGGATTCGAAAGACAATACCGTCGGGATTTTGCTGAACGACAGACAGCTTCACGACGACCTTGTCAAAACAGTGCGCTCTGCGGACAGCTTGTTCAAGATTATCTTGCAGGATGGTCTTGATATTAATGTGGATTTCTTCTGA
- the ptsP gene encoding phosphoenolpyruvate--protein phosphotransferase, with protein sequence MTTSTKNPADFVAKTANEPKSQRIELVGVPSSPGFAMGTVFPVANREFSVVDETLPESRLATEEQMFLKAISKTSKEIAQIKEISESRAGIKDSLIFATHLMILQDPGLVNGVLDKIRKKHKNAKWAVHVVFSAYIEKFEKIDSPAMRDKAADLRDLYNRLMSAMDDSGPVLEDVSHEDGVVLVAHEFVPSFLMTLKPGQVNAIVMDTGGRTSHVAILSRALQIPAVSGLRNVAALVKSGDTIIVDGADGKVIINPNEDDIRKFHERQEMFERQRRELFTMRQLEPMTRDGKYIVLHANIEIPTEADKVTDFGATGIGLYRSEFLFFRKGTPTEKEQQSAYRHILEKMAPHPVVIRTLDAGGDKLVSGVSAVNESNPFMGWRSIRVCLDREDVFITQLRALLLANTKGNLRILLPMISSMTELRRAKACIAKARKQLEDEGHKLPVVKIGSMIEVPAAVMIVDKLAKEVDFFSLGTNDLIQFTLAVDRTNELITDMFQPHHPAVLSMIYQTVVAAHREGIPVAVCGEMCTDPMSVLLLVGLGVDELSMTPWSVMTTKKIIRSINFEDVRDAALTVLQMDDAESVNEFLHKKYAQTIMELGISGFVGQVEK encoded by the coding sequence ATGACCACTTCAACGAAGAACCCTGCTGATTTTGTGGCCAAGACTGCCAATGAGCCGAAGTCCCAGAGGATAGAGCTTGTTGGTGTTCCGTCGTCTCCGGGCTTTGCCATGGGGACGGTGTTCCCTGTTGCAAACCGCGAATTTTCGGTGGTCGATGAGACTCTTCCGGAAAGCAGGCTTGCTACAGAAGAACAGATGTTCTTGAAGGCGATTAGTAAGACCTCCAAGGAAATCGCCCAGATTAAAGAAATTTCAGAATCCAGAGCTGGCATCAAGGACAGCCTGATTTTTGCAACGCACCTGATGATCTTGCAGGATCCGGGGCTCGTGAATGGAGTCCTCGACAAAATCAGGAAAAAGCACAAGAACGCGAAGTGGGCGGTGCATGTTGTTTTTAGCGCCTACATCGAAAAGTTCGAAAAAATTGATTCGCCTGCCATGCGTGACAAGGCGGCAGACCTCAGGGACTTGTACAACCGCCTGATGTCTGCGATGGATGACTCCGGACCGGTATTGGAGGACGTGTCTCATGAAGATGGCGTTGTCCTCGTGGCCCATGAGTTTGTTCCAAGCTTCTTGATGACTTTGAAGCCCGGACAAGTTAACGCTATCGTGATGGATACGGGTGGCCGTACAAGCCATGTCGCTATTTTGTCTAGAGCGTTGCAGATCCCGGCTGTATCTGGCCTTAGGAATGTGGCTGCCCTTGTCAAGAGTGGCGATACGATTATCGTTGACGGTGCTGATGGTAAGGTCATCATCAATCCGAATGAAGACGATATCCGCAAGTTCCATGAACGCCAGGAAATGTTCGAACGCCAGCGCCGTGAACTTTTCACGATGCGCCAGCTGGAACCGATGACTCGCGATGGCAAGTATATTGTGTTGCACGCGAACATTGAAATCCCGACGGAAGCGGACAAGGTCACGGACTTTGGCGCTACCGGTATCGGTCTTTACCGTTCAGAATTCCTGTTCTTTAGAAAAGGCACTCCGACCGAAAAGGAACAGCAAAGCGCCTACAGGCATATCCTTGAAAAGATGGCGCCGCACCCGGTTGTAATCCGTACGCTTGATGCGGGCGGTGACAAGCTTGTTTCTGGGGTTTCTGCGGTGAATGAATCGAACCCGTTTATGGGTTGGCGCTCTATCCGCGTGTGCCTGGATCGCGAAGATGTGTTTATTACGCAGTTGCGCGCTTTGTTGCTTGCAAATACGAAGGGCAATTTGCGCATTTTGCTCCCGATGATTTCGAGCATGACGGAACTCAGGCGTGCAAAGGCGTGCATTGCGAAAGCCCGCAAGCAGCTCGAAGATGAAGGGCATAAGCTCCCGGTCGTTAAAATTGGCTCGATGATCGAAGTCCCTGCCGCTGTGATGATTGTGGACAAACTTGCTAAGGAAGTCGATTTCTTTAGCTTGGGTACTAACGACTTGATCCAGTTTACGCTTGCGGTTGACCGTACGAACGAACTTATTACCGACATGTTCCAGCCGCACCATCCGGCAGTGCTCAGCATGATTTACCAGACTGTGGTGGCTGCGCACCGTGAAGGAATCCCTGTGGCGGTTTGCGGTGAAATGTGTACGGACCCGATGAGTGTGCTTTTGTTGGTTGGACTCGGTGTCGATGAACTTTCGATGACGCCGTGGAGCGTGATGACGACGAAGAAGATTATCCGCTCGATCAACTTTGAAGATGTTCGTGATGCGGCTTTGACTGTCTTGCAAATGGATGATGCCGAGAGTGTAAATGAGTTTTTGCATAAAAAGTATGCACAAACCATTATGGAACTTGGTATATCTGGATTTGTGGGACAAGTCGAAAAATAA
- a CDS encoding HPr family phosphocarrier protein → MITKLLTVSNKLGIHARPAGMIVDITGQAKSDVSIVFDGSKANAKSILNVMMLAIPAGSEVKFEIDGEDEELVVQQLEKLFDDHFNEEPC, encoded by the coding sequence ATGATTACAAAGTTACTTACTGTTTCCAACAAACTGGGCATTCACGCCCGTCCGGCCGGAATGATTGTTGATATCACGGGGCAGGCTAAGAGTGATGTGTCCATCGTGTTTGATGGTTCGAAGGCCAATGCGAAGAGCATCCTTAATGTGATGATGCTTGCCATCCCTGCGGGTTCCGAAGTCAAGTTCGAAATCGATGGCGAGGATGAAGAGCTCGTCGTTCAGCAGTTGGAAAAGCTTTTTGATGACCACTTCAACGAAGAACCCTGCTGA
- a CDS encoding pitrilysin family protein has translation MKTNYMIPAAAIAALVAMTSCSMMPKKTSHVKHVPDMYAVAVESSSSFVQPSNLPEHYSKIEFPEYKYVAPYPKDFSVQIAEGITGYIVSDSSLPLVDFTVYFEENNLPQVLKDEAAFEMVGSMIRRGSGGGISPHVLEDSLEFVSASISTSVGTFLSAFDINCLSKDFPSMLELAKKVLTDPSFDKNQLEIVKANYVTAYERRFETPAKVLSALKSKVNYAPNPRLWDANSAEYKAVTAADVKRLAKGVFSSKRIVFALAGDVDKESAVKTLKKFFADWKVEAASAEKPKPVPLTFARKPGVYVVDKDITQANITMNQPFVKRPHPDYYPTAVASFILGGGSFSSRLMNRVRSDEGLAYSVYSTVGNDYRDTAMTTIALQTKVETVDFAMKLIFEEVEKLAKDGPTPEELSQAKKSLVESLPSLFDSPSSTASIFAKGELLGKSDDHYLDYVTEINAVTAEQVQAMIAKYFDKSKMTISIVGPVAMFDSLKPFTVIPLDSLEFR, from the coding sequence ATGAAAACGAATTATATGATTCCTGCCGCTGCTATTGCGGCTTTAGTGGCGATGACGTCTTGTTCCATGATGCCTAAAAAGACATCTCATGTTAAACATGTGCCGGATATGTATGCCGTTGCTGTGGAAAGTTCCAGTTCTTTTGTGCAACCGAGCAATTTGCCTGAGCATTATAGCAAGATTGAATTCCCGGAATATAAGTACGTGGCACCGTATCCCAAAGATTTCAGTGTGCAAATCGCCGAGGGCATTACGGGCTACATTGTGAGCGACAGTTCGCTCCCGCTGGTGGATTTTACGGTCTATTTTGAAGAAAACAACTTGCCACAGGTCCTCAAGGACGAAGCCGCTTTTGAAATGGTGGGATCCATGATCCGTCGTGGTTCTGGTGGCGGAATTTCTCCGCATGTGCTCGAAGACTCTCTGGAATTTGTAAGCGCCTCGATTTCCACGAGCGTTGGTACGTTCCTCTCGGCTTTTGATATCAATTGCCTTTCGAAAGACTTCCCGTCGATGCTTGAACTGGCAAAGAAAGTACTCACGGACCCGTCTTTTGACAAGAATCAGCTTGAAATCGTGAAGGCGAATTATGTTACTGCTTATGAACGCCGTTTTGAAACGCCTGCCAAGGTGCTTTCTGCTCTCAAGTCCAAGGTGAACTACGCTCCGAACCCGAGACTTTGGGATGCCAATTCTGCAGAATACAAGGCTGTGACCGCTGCCGATGTGAAGCGTCTTGCTAAGGGCGTGTTCTCCTCAAAGCGTATCGTCTTTGCTCTTGCCGGTGACGTGGACAAGGAATCTGCGGTAAAGACTCTCAAGAAGTTCTTTGCCGATTGGAAGGTCGAAGCAGCATCTGCAGAAAAACCGAAGCCGGTTCCGCTTACTTTTGCCCGCAAGCCTGGCGTCTATGTGGTCGACAAGGATATCACGCAGGCGAATATCACTATGAACCAGCCGTTCGTGAAGCGTCCGCATCCGGATTATTACCCGACGGCGGTAGCTAGCTTTATCCTTGGCGGTGGTAGCTTTAGCTCCAGACTCATGAACCGCGTCCGTAGCGACGAAGGCCTTGCCTATAGTGTCTATAGCACGGTGGGTAACGACTACCGCGATACCGCTATGACGACGATTGCACTCCAGACTAAGGTGGAAACGGTGGACTTTGCGATGAAGCTCATCTTTGAAGAAGTGGAAAAGCTTGCAAAGGACGGCCCGACTCCTGAAGAACTTTCTCAGGCGAAAAAGTCCCTGGTTGAAAGCTTGCCGAGCCTCTTTGATTCGCCTTCCTCAACGGCTTCTATCTTTGCAAAGGGCGAATTACTTGGCAAATCGGATGATCATTATTTAGATTATGTGACAGAAATCAATGCTGTGACTGCTGAACAGGTCCAGGCAATGATTGCTAAGTATTTTGATAAGAGCAAGATGACGATTTCGATTGTCGGTCCTGTTGCCATGTTCGATTCCCTGAAACCGTTCACGGTAATTCCTTTGGACAGTCTTGAGTTCCGTTAA
- a CDS encoding GGDEF domain-containing protein, whose protein sequence is MSYIGLIEINIICIAVLIITLLQFKDSILRHLEERILGFTIIDTIIYIVLSTVTKMLYSVHAQSDLYTSNQKICVIYAVMYALSLSSSLLLAQLWFSFIFLRIRKSVYSYKHLFPLFSTPSIIGIFICIGISIYGFTNDCHTTSLQFRRLLPFLIGLNFIYIIATMVLGIQHAIAQRNSTNRKEAFYLSFIALVPSGSCIIQYFVPNIPLTDPIFALTLLHVYVTLLKYRITSDPLTGVNNKIRLIDYLQYITQHQDSSKRLFILVMEVDFFKDIIRNFGYEMSDRVIADLASFFKRQCRGQNAFLARTGDNQFAIVMERDEVSEIESFCQKLVRECDRDSMQSDMMTTWKISFSLHYAEISNISTSNISQIFAEAKKNCYKPETPAPKD, encoded by the coding sequence ATGTCTTACATAGGCTTGATAGAAATCAACATCATCTGTATTGCGGTACTCATCATTACACTGCTGCAGTTCAAGGATAGTATTCTCAGGCATCTCGAAGAACGCATTCTCGGCTTTACCATCATCGACACCATCATTTACATCGTGTTGAGCACAGTAACCAAAATGCTGTACTCGGTTCACGCGCAAAGCGACCTATATACAAGCAACCAAAAGATTTGCGTCATTTACGCCGTCATGTACGCATTGAGCTTGAGTTCTTCGTTGTTGCTTGCCCAGCTGTGGTTCTCCTTCATCTTCCTCCGCATCCGCAAAAGCGTTTACTCTTACAAGCACCTGTTCCCGCTGTTTTCGACTCCGAGTATTATCGGCATATTCATCTGCATCGGCATCAGCATTTACGGATTTACCAACGACTGCCATACGACGTCGCTCCAGTTCAGGCGCCTTTTGCCATTCCTCATCGGGCTGAACTTCATTTACATCATCGCCACCATGGTTCTCGGCATCCAGCACGCCATCGCCCAAAGAAACTCCACGAACCGGAAAGAAGCCTTTTACCTCTCATTTATCGCTCTAGTTCCTAGCGGATCCTGCATTATCCAATATTTTGTCCCGAACATCCCGCTAACCGACCCAATTTTCGCACTCACGCTCCTGCACGTTTACGTCACATTGCTGAAGTACAGAATCACCTCGGACCCGCTCACGGGCGTGAACAACAAGATTCGACTGATCGACTATCTCCAGTACATCACACAGCACCAGGATTCAAGCAAGCGCCTGTTCATCCTCGTCATGGAAGTAGACTTTTTCAAGGATATCATCCGCAACTTCGGTTACGAAATGTCCGACCGCGTCATCGCAGACTTAGCATCGTTCTTCAAGCGCCAATGCAGAGGGCAAAACGCCTTTTTGGCAAGGACCGGCGACAACCAGTTCGCAATTGTCATGGAACGCGATGAAGTTTCTGAAATCGAATCATTCTGCCAAAAGCTCGTGCGCGAATGCGACCGCGACAGCATGCAATCCGACATGATGACCACGTGGAAAATTTCGTTCAGCCTGCATTACGCTGAAATTTCAAACATTTCCACAAGCAATATTTCTCAGATTTTCGCCGAAGCCAAAAAGAACTGCTACAAGCCAGAAACTCCGGCACCGAAGGATTAA